The Brassica oleracea var. oleracea cultivar TO1000 chromosome C7, BOL, whole genome shotgun sequence sequence AGCATCTAAAGCCCAAGGTCACAGACGAAATTAACAAGGACCTCACCAGACCTGTCACAGAAAATGAACTCTTCCAAGCTATCCGACAGATGGACAGGGAGAAAGCTCCAGGCCCCGATGGACTAAACTAGGTTTCTTCAAAGATCATTGGGAGACAATAAAAACAGGTGCTCTAAATTTTGCTAAAGCTTTTTTGAACATGAAATCTTAGACGATGAAATGAATCAAACCCATATATGTCTCATTCCAAAAACAGAGTCCCCTACAACCCCAAAAGACTTTAGACCAATCAGCTTATGCAATGTTGCATATAAGTTGATCTCTAAAGTCTTAGCAGATCGTCTAAAACCTTGGTTGCACCTAATAATTTCAGAAAACCAAACTGCTTTCATCCCTAATAGACTTATCACGGATAATATCCTAATTGCCCATGAACTCCTACACTCTTTGAACACAAAAAAGCTCAAACAACCTTTTATGGCATTAAAACTAGACATAAGTAAAGCTTTTGACAAGGTCAAATGGAACTACATAAATGAAGTAATGAAAAGACTAGGATTTAATGAGAAATGGCGTAGATGGGTAATGAAATGTATAAGCTCTGCCTCATATTCAATTCTCTTAAATGGCAATCCTGTTGGAAAAATAATACCAAACAGAGGAATAAGGCAGGGCGACCCCATTTCCCCTTACCTTTACTTATTATGTACTGAAGGGCTTTCTTCTATTATTCAAAATAGTATTCAAACAGGAAAAATTCATGGCTTTAAAGCAAGTAGAACGGGTCCTGCAATCTCTCATTTACTTTTCGCTGATGATTCCCTCTTGTTTTGTAAAGCAGAAGAAGGAGAATGCAGGGAACTAATGCAAATCTATGAAAAAGCTTCAGGTCAGGCTGTCAACTTCAGTAAATCAGCTATTATGTTTGGTAAAGGCCTAGATAAGGATAATAGAAGAAAGCTTAAGTGAATGTACATGAATTAATAAGACAGCTGGTTTTGGTAGATATCTGGGTCTCCCTGAATTCATAGGCAGAAATAAGTTTAACACCTTCGATTTCATTAATCAGAAGCTAGAGAAAAAGATAAGCAGTTGGTACACTAAATTTTTATCCCCTGCAGGAAAAGAAGTTCTTCTGAAAGCCGTTGCAACAGCCATTCCAGCATATAATATGTCTTGTTTCCTCTTGCCCAAAAGAGTACTAAATCAAATGACAAAAGCCATGAGAAAATTCTGGTGGTCAAGCGCCAAAGACAAACAGGGGATACCTTGGATAGCTTGGAGCACAATTGCAGACTCTAAAAGCTTGGGTGGACTAGGTATAAGAGATTTAACGGATTTCAACATAGCTCTTGTTGCAAAACAGAGCTGGAGAATACTTCAGAACCCAAGCTCACTGCTTAGTAGAGTCTACAAGTCAAAATACTTTCAAAAGACGAGTCTCCTCCAGGCGAAACCAAAATCAAATGGCAGCCACGCATGGAAAAGCATACTAAAAGGTAATGAACTTCTAAAATCAGGGATAAAATGGAATATTGGAAGAGGTGAGCAAACTTATATGTGGATTGATAACTGGCTCCCTACAAATCCGCCTAGACCACCAAAGGGTTTAACCAATCGTATAGATATGAAGGCAAAAGTTAATGAATTTCTTAACTCTGAAACAATGTGGTGGAATATTGATAAACTAAACTCTTTTATAGATCCAGAAGACGTAGAGATCATCAAGACCATACGACCGTCAATCACAGGAGCTAGTGATTCTACTTTCTGGATCCACACAAAAGATGGTCAATATTCAGCCAAATCAGGTTACAAACTTTTGAGCAATACTAATGTACAACGCAATATACCTAACATCTTGACTGAGGCCTGTAGTAGAATTTGGAAGCTAGATACTCCCCCAAAGATCAAACATTTTTGGTTGAAAGTAGCTCATAACTCAATCTCAACTGCAGAGAACTTGCGCAAAAGAAAGATGGTGGCAGATAGCACATGTCAGCTATGCGGTAAACATCAGGAGACAACGAACCATCTAATCTTCCAATGCAGAGCCAGTAAGGAAATATGGAGCATGACACCATCCATCCAAATATCAGGTGATAACTTATTAAGTAACTCATTGATAGAAAACGTAAGCATGTTGCTTACCCTCAATAACAACCAACGAAAGGAAGCACATATTTTCCCTTTCATAGGTTGGAGGATTTGGAAAATGAGAAACGATTTAATCTTTAATGGGAAAAGAAAACCCATCCCTGATGTTATAAATCAAGCCCTAGTAGACTATAATGTCTGGAAAAATACATCAGAGGAAAATGAGTTACAAGTTGTGCCACCTGAAAGTTCTAATACTATGGCATTGGAAAAATATGATAGTATTGATGATATAATTACACAGACTAATACTTTGTCCTGTTTTGTAGATGGTTCATGGACGTCACCAACGAACAATGCTGGCATTGGTTGGACTCTATTTAACACTGACGGAAGAATTATATTAGAAGGAAAAGCTGCAATAGAGCCAGTCAACTCCCCACTAGATGCAGAAGCTGAAGCATTGAGAATGGCTGTAGTTCAAATGAGGAAGCTAGGATATCACATAGTCACCTTTTATGGAGATTCCTCTGAAATCTATGACACTTTGTCTAATTCTCATCAAGCTTCACCCAGCAGCATCAAAGGAAATCACTGCCCAACTTACATGAAAGATATTGCCAATCTGGCAAAAGAGAGTAATTACAACTTAGGCTTTCAAAAAGTCAAAAGAACTTGTAATGGTGTTGCATACAAATTAGCTAAAGAGGGTAGGATTACAAACTCAGGTTATGTTGTAAGATGGAAAAACAATGTGTAATGTTTTGTATTGTATAATAAAAAGTATGCCGTCAAAAAAAAAAATTAATCGTTGTTCAGGGAGTTAGGGGTGAGAACTATTATCCGAGATCCATATCCAAATCCTATCCTTTCTGATCCGCCGGGAAAATGAATATCTAGAATACAAGGATCTGGATAGTTATTTTACGATTTTGACAAATCTTGTTAGCAAAATTTTAAGTCTAAATATTCATATCAAAATCTAAATTTTGATAGTTATTTTACGAATTTGACGAATATTGTTAGTACTATAGGTCTAATATTCGGATCAAGATTTGGATTTATATAATTATTTGAAAATTTTAAAAATATAATTTAATTATATAATTTACATATAAATAACAAATAATAATTTTTATTAGCATTTAATAATTTATTTATTTTATTTTTGAAAAAAATTTAGGTAGTAAAAAATTATTAGGTTAGTTTTTAAAAAAAATATTTTTTATTTATTAAAAAATATCTAGATAGTAACTTTATAGAGACGATAGATACAGGTCTAGATACCCGAGCCATTTTACCACTAGTTTAATTGGTATTTCAAATGCTTTAAATAATAAAATATATGTTCTTGATATGGGTTGTTTTTTTCATCCTTGACATGGGGTTGCCTTATCTTTAATACAAGCTAGATTTTGATTATCAAATCTATGTTCCTTGCTCTATTCTAGGAATGAGCGTTCGGATACCCGTTGGTGTTCAGATCATGTATTTTGGATTTTGGTTCTACTTTGTTACACTAGTCTCATTTAAGTAAATTTGTGCAGGTTGGATTCAGATATAACACATCGGTTTCACTTTTAATTTGTATCACATCTTAAAACTCATAAAGTAACCATATACGGATATATCGTTCGAATTTGAGTTATATCGGATCATTTCGGATAACCCGAAGTAAAATCTAAAATTAAAAAAATATAAAATTTAGATATCATATCAAAATAAATATAAAATTTATAAGGCACTTATTTAATTTTTAAATACATATCTTTAGATATCATATCAAAATAAATATAAAATTGAATATTTAAGTACATATCTATACTTCAAATATCTCTATTGCATACTAATTTGAATATTCGGATCGGTTTCTTTGGATATTATTTTGGGTTTTTTGAATTTTTTGGGTTACCCTTTCGGTTCAGTTAATAACACTGTGGGTTCATATATGTTTTGTAACATCCTAAAATACCCATTCAGATATTTTTAATATTTTAGACCAGATATGGATCGGATTTTTCGGTTCGGGTTACGAATATTATGTCCATGCCTAATCTAACCTTTAGGTGGAGGTATTGGATTTAGAAGTTTGATGAAATTAAAGGAAATATAGATTTTATTAAATATTTTTTATTGGATTAAATAAATGTAATCAGTTTTCTAAGCATTTTAATTTCTAGTGTTATTCAATATTTGGTAGATTTTCTATTATTGTCATTTTAAAAAAAAAATTAGTGGAAAATGTATTGTAAAAATGTAAAGAACCAATTCTTTATTTTTATGATAAGATTTGTCATCTTAATAAAACTTAACACAAATATCTCTATTTCTCTGTTTTTCATTTGTAACTAACTGAAAACAAAAACAAAAAATTTACAATGTTGAACTATTGAACTTCGTTAAAGCTTATTTTTTTTTCTTAAGTAATGAAAACAGAAAAAAATTGAAATAACATAAATATTTCTCATCGTCAAAGTGATAGTAGCTATGTGATATTTTGATTTGCACTCACACCTAAAACAGGAAAGAATTAAATAACAGAAATATCTTTTGTTGATGATTCATAAAATCCCTACAAAATAATATTTATCATAAAACACTAATTATAAAATTTCAAATTGTTGTTGACAAATATATTCTATCGATAAACTCATCAAATAGTACCTATTATTTTAAAAAGATTTTTTGTTAGAACCTCTCCTATAAATTCTAGTTAACCTATATCATCAAATCTCTATAAAATAGTATGTTTCTACTTACAAAAATATTAGCGTGTATATTACTTCACCTATTATATAGAATTGCATATCATATCACTTCTCAGAGCAAAAAATCTCAGCTAGAAAAAGTATAAGTTTCACAAAAGTTGAACGAGTAGTCTTTTTTTTTACACAGGATAACAAATTACATCGTCATATAATTTCTAACTCTATTACATATGGTGATCAACTATCTGCAACATATAATATTGATGAACAGCTCCGCAGATAAGGATTCCATGATGAAACTCTTCCCGAAACACTTGGATCGATGAACGATTATGCATGTACGACATCTTCGATGGATAGGCTCTCTCTGCAGTAGACGACCACAACGAGCGGTTCTGCCTACAATACTCTGAAACCTCCGATAAGATATATGCATCCTATAATGTGCAAAAAATTACATAGTTTAGAATTCGAACATTGGACATGGGTGTAGAAGCCTTTAAACCTTAACTATTAGGAGCCTAATTTTTTGATTTTTTTCTCTTGTTATCATTAGCTCATAACACTAGTTTAGTATTCCCTGTTTTCTCATATTATTTGTTTATATAAGATAACAAATAATGAAAACATCTTTTGTATGAGCATGGAAACCGGAGTCAATTGTTGAAACGTATTTTAGTTCATGGTATCGGGAAAGGATGGCGTGATTCAAATGGCTCCTTGACCAAAACAACGATAAAGGCAAAGATTTTATTGAATCAAACAGCTCGGATGCTACAAAAATCACAAGCATTACTTGAATCAAATGAAGTTTTTGAAAAAGAATATGAAAGTTATGTAGACACGTTCCAACTTAGCTCTGATTTTGGGCGGGATCCAGGGACGTGCCTGATACCAAACAGATCAAGCAGATCAAACATTGGCTTTGGGGCCAACAACAAAATATTCATTTTAGGGGCCAAAATAAGCGAGGTTTCTCTCTAGTTCTGGTGGCAAATGCTAATGTATAATACTGCGGGAGTTCATGGGTTCGAAGTACATGAAACACCTTTTAATATTTTCATGTTTTATTTAGATTATGGACCAAAACTTTTGTTTTGCTTATGTGCCTGAAATTGTGAGGCCCGGCCCTGGCGGGATCCCATAGCAAAACAATTGACAACTCCAGATGAAGTATGGAAAAAATATATTAATGTGATTTTTGTAACTCCCCTTATTACCTTTTAATTTGTTTTTGAAAATATGTCCACTAGTGAATATATCACATTTTAACCAGGGACATCCAAATAGTGATTATCTGTGGAATAACACATTTGAACCTTTTGAGGACTTACAAGTCATTTTTGAAAGTGATACTGCAAGGGAAAACAACGCATTTGGACTCGGAGGTGATGCAACGGATGAAGCTTTTGAAGTTGAAAATTATGTTAAAAAATGAAGATGTGAATCAAATGTGTTAGTTCCTACAAAAATTATAGAAAGTACAAAATTTTATCCATATTTTAAGGTGCATTATTTCATTTTTTGTTAAATTTAGTTTTTGTTATTTCTAACATCTCATTATCTTTTTTTTTTTTGAATTTATTTCAGAATTGTATGGGGCGTTAGATGGTACACATATACATGCAAAAGTAGTTGGACGTGAGGTGGCAAGTTATCGTAATCGAAAATGAACAATATCACAAAATGTGTTAGCTGAATATAACTTTGATTTAGAGTTATTATATGTTCTTAGCGATGGGAAGGTTCAGCAAATGATTCAAGAGTATTAAATCACTACAAGAAAACAAAAGTTTAACGACGGCGGTATTCCTCGCGAGTTCCTCGTAAAAGAGCCTTTACGAGGAATTAGCGAGGAAATACGTTTCGTCGTTACTCGTTCGTCGTAACGCATATTTCCTCGCCAATTCGTCGTAACTAAGCGAAGAAAAGATTTCGTCGTAAAAACGAAGTACAACATTTCGTCGTAAAGACCACATAAATATTCCACGTAAGAAAGTCGCTACATTTCCTCGTAAATACCTTGAAAGGTGTTCCTCGTAAACTACACGTAACTACCTCGAAAGTGTTTTGTCGTAAAGTACACGTAAGTACCACGAAAGTATTTCCTCGTAAAACACTCGTTTATCTTTTCTCGTCATTTCCTCGTAACATTAGCTACGAATTTAATTCTTTTTTTATTTTACAGAATTTAAAAATATAATTAAAAAAATAACTAAAACTATTTTATTTATTAATAAAATTTAAATTTTTTTAAAAAACAATACCAAAATATTTTATATATAAATAAGTTTTGAATTTATAATTCAACACCCAAAAAAAAGAACTAAGAGTCGTTCATCGCCCGGTAGAATTCCATAAGACGATGTCGCTCTCGGAACATCGTTGACGGAACCAATCCCCAACGTACGTTCCTTTTTCTTAGGGACAACATTACAAACAAAAAAATAAATATTGTTAGTAAAAATTTAAAGTTAAATTAATTGAATAATAAAAAAAATTAAAATTTAAAAAAAATTACCTCCTCGTAAATCTTATCCACTTCAAGTGTGGATAAGGTGACGGGGGATCCGTCGGTGGACTGCTGGGTCAGCTGGGTCTGGCGGTCGTCAACCTGAGCAACCAAGTCGTTGAAGATTTGCTCGGACTTGCCATCTAGAAATTGGCCCGCCTTATTCTTGTGGGTCCGCTCGTAAAATTGCATAGGAGACGAGATTTTTTCCGTCTCTTTGGCCTAAAAACATTTAAGAAAGTTAGAATATACATATATATATATATATTAAAAATTTAATTAGATAAAATATTTAATTACCATTTCCAAACGGACACCATCGTGGGGTTTTTGGCCCGTAGAGTCAAGCATCGGCCCGTGGCCGTGCTCATCTACTGTGTTACGGGAGGCAGAGCAAGTCTGGCCGATTCTGATGGTGAGCTCAGCGGGTTTGCCACGCTCATATCCCTTCACGATCCAGTCACCCTTCCAGTTGGAGACCATCCATGTCCAACAAGCAAACTTTCGCGTTCGCGTAAAACTGTTTCCTCACCCTCTCAGTGACCCCCATGGACCAATGATATTTTTGCTGCAAAAAAAAATTAAATTAATAATAATTAGTTTAAAAACTATATATAAATCATGAAAAAATAAAAGTATATATAATTAATTAAAAGTAACTTACAGCGTAAATTTTGAACCACATCTTGCTGACGTAGATCGGCGTCTTTTTTCAGTTCGGATGTGGCATGGAGAAGTAACATTTGATCTTGTCGGTTACGCCTGATGCAAGACAATTGTCACCCCAAACCTGAAAAAACAAATTTAAAGTATAAATTATTTATTAATGTTATAAAATAATTTCAAAAGAATTGAAAAAAAAATTAATGTAACATACCACAAAGTTCCGTCCGGTCGGTCGGGGTCTATGAGTGGTAAACCTTCTCTACCTGGCTGACGGAGAAGGTCCTCGACAGTGTACTGCGAGTAAGGAGCACTCAGAGGCACCATCAAATCAGGATGAATCTCGACGGGCATCGGAGGAGCCATCGGAGGAGGCACAGGAGGAGGCATCGTCGGAGGAGCCATCGGAGGAGGCACATGAGGTGCACTAGAAGAAGGCGACCGAGAGACTCTCTGAGAAGAATGAGTCTCGGGGACAGTCTGCAGACCCGAAGAACCGGAAGCTGAAGAAGACGAGTCTAAACGACTACCAGGCTCACCGAACATCTCTCTGTAATGGGGAGTAAGTTTGTTCTTTCGAATCGTCTGGAAATTTTTTTTTAAATTTTAAAATTAACATCAACAGTAATTAACAAATTCTATAAACCTATCTAAATTCCTACACTAACCACCTAATCAACACTAATTAACATAAAATCCGTAAACCTATCTAAATTCCATACACTAACTATCTATCTTAAACTAATCAAATTAGAGAGGAATTAGAGAGACTTACCATTGCTGCGAAATAGAGAGAAAGTGGAGAGGAATTTGAGACGAAATAATGAGTGAGCGCTCGGAAGTATATATAAGAGATTACATCTCCTTGTAATTTCCTCGTAAAGTTACGAGGAATTACAAAGGCCCGCGTTTTACTATACGAGGAAATAGCGAGGCCCGCGTTTTCCGGTTACGAGGTCTGTAAGACGATTTTGCCTTACGTAGAATTAACGAGTCTTTCCTTTACGAGGATTTAGCGAGGCCCGCTTTTCTATAAATACACACAAGTTTCCTTCTCAAATCACACACAAACTCACAAATCACACACTATCTCAAATCACTAATTACTCACCAGTTTGCTTTTCAAATTAGAAAGATTTAAAAAAAAGAGGAGAAGAAGATATTGGAACACATGTGGGCTAGATTTACGAAGGTCTCGCCACATGTGATTCCACTATCTTTCTTCTCTTCTTTTTTTTTCTAGTTTTTATCCTACGAGGAATTGGCAAGGCCCGCGTTTTCCGATTACGAGGTATTTACGACGATTTCTGCTTACGTGGAATTAACGGGTCCCGCGTTCTTTATTTTTTTATTTTGTTTCCTCGTTAGCTTACGAGTTGTTTACGACAATTTCTGCTTACATGGAATTAACAAGTCCCACGTTCTTTATTTTTAGGATTCGTCGTAAGTTCCTCGTTAGTTTACGAGGAAATAACGAGGATTGTGTTTAAATCCCTAAAATCAGAAACCCTAAACCCGATCTTCCTTATCTTTTACTTCATATATTCCAAACCCCAAACTCATCTTCCCTTTAACCTCAATCTATTCTTTCCATTCCAAACCCCAAATTCTAAAACCACAATTCCTTAACTTATAATCTCAATATCTTATTTCTAAAACAAACTCCCATTACCTTACACAAAATCAAATNNNNNNNNNNNNNNNNNNNNNNNNNNNNNNNNNNNNNNNNNNNNNNNNNNNNNNNNNNNNNNNNNNNNNNNNNNNNNNNNNNNNNNNNNNNNNNNNNNNNNNNNNNNNNNNNNNNNNNNNNNNNNNNNNNNNNNNNNNNNNNNNNNNNNNNNNNNNNNNNNNNNNNNNNNNNNNNGGTGGTTCTTCTCCACTGATGATTCGTCCTCGAGGTGTAACTTTGATCACGGCTAACCAATTTATACCTGAATCTCTCATCCGAGGGTATGGAAGGAAGCTAACTTTTTCTGCTTGTGAAGCTAAGATGAAATGCTCGAATTTGTTGTACCTTTGTTGTGGATATACCTGGAAATGTTTCTTCGACTTGAGAAACAAATAGGATGTAAAATCATATTTTATATTAATTAATCTTTCGCAATTATATAATTTATACTTATATGTGTTTAGAAGTGTCTATATATGTTACCTTTCAAAATAACGCATCAGTGGATCCTCGCAATTGAGTAGAATATAGGTGTGTGCACTATGAGCGTCTTGTTCACTCGACCACCAAACCTNNNNNNNNNNNNNNNNCGCCCAATCTGGCTAAAGATGTCTGGAACACCAGCAACTGCATATGTTGGCGCAACACCACCATCAACATATCTTCTTGGAGCTCTTCTCCGGGTACGTACTTTTGACACAAATTAGTACGATGTGAAGTGATAAACTTCTTCCGTCAAACTTCCAGCAATTATAGAACCTCNNNNNNNNNNNNNNNNNNNNNNNNNNNNNNNNNNNNNNNNNNNNNNNNNNNNNNNNNNNNNNNNNNNNNNNNNNNNNNNNNNNNNNNNNNNNNTCATATGGGAGGTGGACAGCTAGATGCTCCATGACGTTAAAAAATCCCTCAGGAAATATCTTCTCCAAGTTGCACAATAAGATGGGAATGTTAAGCTGTTCCACAACTTATTCTTTAAGAGTGCGTGTGCTCAGATCCCTGAAAAATGCTCTAATACCTATTTTATATTCCAAAAACAATTAAACACATTATTAGTCATATATTATTGAAAACTAAACCATTATAAAATTACTGCGGTATAATATACTACCTGCAAGTGCTTTATGTACGTTTGTTGGAAGTAGCTCCGCAAATGCAAAGGGCAGTTGTCGTTGCATAAAGACATGACAATCATGACTCTTCATCCCGGAGAAATTTTGACCATTTTCAACACATCTAGAGAGATTTGAAACATACCNNNNNNNNNNNNNNNNNNNNNNNNNNNNNNNNNNNNNNNNNNNNNNNNNNNNNNNNNNNNNNNNNNNNNNNNNNNNNNNNNNNNNNNNNNNNNNNNNNNNNNNNNNNNNNNNNNNNNNNNNNNNNNNNNNNNNNNNNNNNNNNNNNNNNNNNNNNNNNNNNNNNNNNNNNNNNNNNNNNNNNNNNNNNNNNNNNNNNNNNNNNNNNNNNNNNNNNNNNNNNNNNNNNNNNNNNNNNNNNNNNNNNNNNNNNNNNNNNNNNNNNNNNNNNNNNNNNNNNNNNNNNNNNNNNNNNNNNNNNNNNNNNNNNNNNNNNNNNNNNNNNNNNNNNNNNNNNNNNNNNNNNNNNNNNNNNNNNNNATGGAAAGAAATCGACGGTGACAATCGAACCAACTTGTCTTCCTACCATTCTTCAGTTGAAACGCATCTGTCGTTCCATTACAATATGGACAAGCTAATCTCCCATGTGTAGTCTATCTAGACAACATCTCATTGGCATGAAAGTCACTTATGGTCCACAAAAGCATCACTCGCATCGTAAAATTCGTCATCGTTGAACAGTCATACGTCCTCACCCCTGGTGACCACAAATCCTTCAACTCTTTTATCAGTGGTTGTAGGAAAACATCCAGAGACCTTTTTGGATTNNNNNNNNNNNNNNNNNNNNNNNNNNNNNNNNNNNNNNTGCATGCACATCTCCGGTGGCAGGTTGTATGGCGTAAGAAAGACTGGCCACAATGAATATTGTCTCCCTGACATTCCGAATGGACTAAATTCATCTGTGCATAATCAGAGATACACATTCCGGCTATTGCTAGCGAAATCCAGATGTACTTTGTTAAAATGTTTCTAAAGAGTGTTTACAATGTTTCTGGTAAGAATGTACACGTAAACATTGATGGTAGGTCGTTTGTTATTGACCACGATGAGTCTCAGCCTATTGATATTTCTATCACTAGTGAGGGGTACACGAAGATTAACAAAGTTAATTCTGAAGATATACAAGGATATCGACTGAGGTACGATAATTACAATATCATGCTTAATGATGCTCTTGGCAAGAGTACTGACGTTGCAGATTACGCTATCCATACAAAGTATTATGATCAAGATGTTCGCATACAAGTATTCCCAGAATCAGCAGACACATTGTCTTCCGGTAAATATNNNNNNNNNNNNNNNNNNNNNNNNNNNNNNNNNNNNNNNNNNNNNNNNNNNNNNNNNNNNNNNNNNNNNNNNNNNNNNNNNNNNNNNNNNNNNNNNNNNNNNNNNNNNNNNNNNNNNNNNNNNNNNNNNNNNNNNNNNNNNNNNNGCCGCGTTTAACATTTCATAAAACTTTTTTGCATCTATAATAGGTTCTTCATCTTCATCATCAGCTACGAATGCATCAGCTACCATATCATGAACCCTGTCATAATCTATCATCTCCTCCTGATGGTAACTATGTTCATTATGCAAATGATGATCAACCGGTTCTTCCTCAAAATTGCTATTACTACTACTAGCTTCATTCTGATCATAATTATAATTTTCCCCATGATGAAACCAGATATAGTAATTTGGCGTGAAACCTCTATTTATTAAATGCTTCCAAAAATTTTCACGGTTTGCCAATTTCGAATTGTTACATTTCCGACAAGGATAAAACATCTTACCACTTTCTTGGACGAGCGATGTCGAATCTGTTTGATGCATAAATGTCTCCAGCCCCGCAAGGTATACATCCACTTCCGCAACTCGAAAATGTTCCTGGAGTCCGCCATTTTTTTTCTTTCACTTTTTTTTTTTGATGTATTTAAAATGATGTTCAGACGTCCATATTTATAGGAAACTTTTGAATCTTGTAGTTGTAATTTTCCTAGGAATTTATGACAAAAATTAGTTAGGTGGCTGAAAAAAAAACGTGTTACAACTACAAAGTTGG is a genomic window containing:
- the LOC106306942 gene encoding uncharacterized protein LOC106306942 isoform X1, with amino-acid sequence MNQTHICLIPKTESPTTPKDFRPISLCNVAYKLISKVLADRLKPWLHLIISENQTAFIPNRLITDNILIAHELLHSLNTKKLKQPFMALKLDISKAFDKVKWNYINEVMKRLGFNEKWRRWVMKCISSASYSILLNGNPVGKIIPNRGIRQGDPISPYLYLLCTEGLSSIIQNSIQTGKIHGFKASRTGPAISHLLFADDSLLFCKAEEGECRELMQIYEKASGKEVLLKAVATAIPAYNMSCFLLPKRVLNQMTKAMRKFWWSSAKDKQGIPWIAWSTIADSKSLGGLGIRDLTDFNIALVAKQSWRILQNPSSLLSRVYKSKYFQKTSLLQAKPKSNGSHAWKSILKDPEDVEIIKTIRPSITGASDSTFWIHTKDGQYSAKSENLRKRKMVADSTCQLCGKHQETTNHLIFQCRASKEIWSMTPSIQISDGSWTSPTNNAGIGWTLFNTDGRIILEGKAAIEPVNSPLDAEAEALRMAVVQMRKLGYHIVTFYGDSSEIYDTLSNSHQASPSSIKGNHCPTYMKDIANLAKESNYNLGFQKVKRTCNGVAYKLAKEGRITNSGYVVRWKNNV
- the LOC106306942 gene encoding uncharacterized protein LOC106306942 isoform X2 — protein: MNQTHICLIPKTESPTTPKDFRPISLCNVAYKLISKVLADRLKPWLHLIISENQTAFIPNRLITDNILIAHELLHSLNTKKLKQPFMALKLDISKAFDKVKWNYINEVMKRLGFNEKWRRWVMKCISSASYSILLNGNPVGKIIPNRGIRQGDPISPYLYLLCTEGLSSIIQNSIQTGKIHGFKASRTGPAISHLLFADDSLLFCKAEEGECRELMQIYEKASGKEVLLKAVATAIPAYNMSCFLLPKRVLNQMTKAMRKFWWSSAKDKQGIPWIAWSTIADSKSLGGLGIRDLTDFNIALVAKQSWRILQNPSSLLSRVYKSKYFQKTSLLQAKPKSNGSHAWKSILKDPEDVEIIKTIRPSITGASDSTFWIHTKDGQYSAKSENLRKRKMVADSTCQLCGKHQETTNHLIFQCRMVHGRHQRTMLALVGLYLTLTEELY
- the LOC106306942 gene encoding uncharacterized protein LOC106306942 isoform X3, which codes for MQIYEKASGKEVLLKAVATAIPAYNMSCFLLPKRVLNQMTKAMRKFWWSSAKDKQGIPWIAWSTIADSKSLGGLGIRDLTDFNIALVAKQSWRILQNPSSLLSRVYKSKYFQKTSLLQAKPKSNGSHAWKSILKDPEDVEIIKTIRPSITGASDSTFWIHTKDGQYSAKSENLRKRKMVADSTCQLCGKHQETTNHLIFQCRASKEIWSMTPSIQISDGSWTSPTNNAGIGWTLFNTDGRIILEGKAAIEPVNSPLDAEAEALRMAVVQMRKLGYHIVTFYGDSSEIYDTLSNSHQASPSSIKGNHCPTYMKDIANLAKESNYNLGFQKVKRTCNGVAYKLAKEGRITNSGYVVRWKNNV